A genome region from Camelus ferus isolate YT-003-E chromosome 25, BCGSAC_Cfer_1.0, whole genome shotgun sequence includes the following:
- the LOC116656669 gene encoding zinc finger protein 252-like, with amino-acid sequence VWRSCQSEQSPHRASEGSQCREVPHSVRNAVKPSLLLPAVAQDWDPRTGEWPYEFSECVKAFSAHSPDGQHLRVHTVEKPHECRQCGKAFGHSSHLTRHQRTHSGEKPYTCEECGKAFSRQSHLTQHRRTHSGEKPYDCAECGKAFSARLSLIQHQRVHTGEKPYECNECGKSFSLNRTLIVHQRIHTGEKPYGCDECGKTFSQRGHLIRHQRIHTGERPFECKECGKAFSQSFNLVHHQRTHSGERPYGCNECDRVFSALSSLVQHQRVHNGERPYECHRCGKAFSQGSHLNRHQRSHTGEKPYECSECGKAFGQVSTLTKHERTHNGEKPYACDVCGKAFGQVSTLTKHERTHNGEKPYTCSDCGKAFSQSAHLICHQRIHTGEKPYECGDCGKAFNVRSSLVHHHRTHTGEKPYECRDCGKAFSQRSQFIRHQRSHTGEKPYVCNECKKSFSVRLSLIQHRRIHTGEKPYECTECQKSFRQRSHLMRHQRTHSGE; translated from the coding sequence GTGTGGAGAAGCTGTCAGTCAGAGCAGAGCCCTCACAGAGCATCAGAGGGCTCACAGTGCAGAGAAGTCCCGCACAGTGTGAGGAACGCAGTGAagccttccctgctcctccctgcagTTGCTCAGGACTGGGACCCTCGCACTGGAGAATGGCCCTACGAGTTTAGTGAGTGTGTGAAGGCTTTCAGTGCACACTCGCCTGACGGTCAGCATCTGAGAGTTCACACAGTGGAGAAGCCTCATGAGTGCAGGCAGTGTGGAAAGGCCTTTGGTCACAGCTCTCACCTGACTCGTCATCAGAGGACCCACAGTGGGGAGAAACCCTACACGTGTGaggagtgtgggaaagccttcagtaGACAGTCGCACCTCACGCAGCATCGGAGAACCCACTCTGGAGAGAAACCGTATGACTGTGCTGAGTGTGGCAAAGCCTTCAGTGCACGATTATCTCTCATTCAGCATCAGAGAGTGCACACAGGAGAAAAGCCCTATGAATGTAACGAGTGTGGAAAGTCCTTCAGCCTGAACCGAACCCTCATTgttcatcagagaattcacactggagaaaaaccTTATGGGTGTGATGAGTGTGGGAAAACGTTCAGTCAAAGGGGACATCTTATTCGGCATCAGCGAATCCACACTGGAGAGAGACCCTTTGAGTGtaaggagtgtgggaaggccttcagccaGAGTTTTAACCTCGTTCACCATCAGAGGACACACAGTGGCGAGAGACCCTACGGGTGTAATGAGTGTGACAGGGTGTTCAGCGCACTCTCCTCTCTCGTCCAGCACCAGAGAGTGCACAACGGGGAGAGGCCCTATGAGTGCCACCGGTGCGGCAAGGCCTTCAGCCAGGGCTCACACCTGAACCGGCATCAGAGGAgtcacactggggagaagccttACGAGTGTAGCGAGTGCGGGAAAGCCTTCGGACAGGTGTCTACCCTGACGAAGCACGAGCGGACGCACAACGGGGAGAAGCCCTACGCGTGTGATGTGTGCGGGAAAGCCTTCGGACAGGTATCTACCCTGACCAAGCACGAGCGGACGCACAACGGGGAGAAGCCCTACACTTGCAGCGactgtgggaaggccttcagccaGAGCGCACACCTCATCTGCcatcagagaatccacactggggagaagccctacGAGTGCGGCGACTGCGGGAAGGCCTTCAACGTTCGCTCTTCCCTGGTGCACCATCACAGGactcacactggggagaagccgtACGAGTGCAGGGACTGTGGCAAGGCCTTCAGCCAGCGCTCTCAGTTTATTCGGCATCAGAGGagtcacactggagagaaaccctacgtGTGCAACGAGTGTAAGAAATCGTTCAGTGTCCGCCTGTCCCTTATTCAACACAGGAggattcacactggagagaagccctatgaatGCACTGAGTGTCAGAAATCCTTCCGACAGCGCTCCCACCTCATGCGACATCAAAGAACGCACAGTGGAGAGTGA